Within Candidatus Deferrimicrobiaceae bacterium, the genomic segment GTTGTACACGTCCGGGGTGGGCGTAAGGACGGCGGCCAGCACGGTGCACATGAGGATGGCGTGCCGCCACTTGTTCCGGAAGAAGCCGGGACGGAGCCACCCGACCTTGGCGAGGAAGTAGGAGACCAGGGGCGCTTCGAAGGACAGCCCCAGGACGAGAAGCATCGTGCCGCAGAAGGAGACGAATTTCCGGGCCGAAATGAGCGCCCTCACGTCCTGCGTCTCGAACCCCACGAGGAACCCGACGCCGGCCGGGAGCAGGACGAAGTACCCCAGCGCCATGCCGGCGAAGAAGAGGGCGGTCGCCATCCCGATGACGGCCCACCCCCACCGTTTCCACTCCGGCAGCCGGGGGGCGACCGCCCCCTGCCAGAGCATCCACGCCGCGACCGGCAGCGACAGAACCATTCCGCAGTAGAGCGCGATCGTGAGCAGGGCGAAGAACCCTTCCGACGGGTCGAAGGCGACGAGCTTCCGGTGGAGGAGTCGCACCAGGAACAGGAGGATCGGCTCCGAGAAGGCGAAGGAAACCGCGGAGAGGACGATCACGAGGACCGCGTAGATTGCCAGTCCCTTGCGGGCCTTCTCGACTTCGGTCAGCATGCCGAGAAAGTGGTTTTCCACGAGCCCTCCCGCGCGGATTTCTGCTATGTAATAGTACAGCGGCTTCCCGGGAAAGGGGAGAAGGATGCGGTACGCGATTCCCGGATACGTCCACCGGCCCGGACTCCACTGCGGGTCCTCCGCCATGCGGAACCTGCTCGCCTTCCGGGGGGTCGTCCTCTCGGAGCCGTTCTGCTTCGGTCTGGGATCGGGCGCGGGATTCCTGTACCTGCCCGGGCTTCCGGTTCCCCCCGGGGTCGCGTTCCACGGGCGCATCCTGGAGATGGAGAGGGAACTGTGCGACGCCCTGGCGATCCCGTTCCCGGAGCGGGAGGAGGAGGACGGCGACGCAGGGTGGGAGAGGGCACGCGAAGCGGTCCTCTCGGGCCACCCCGTCCTGATCAGCACCGATCTCGCCTTCCTGGACTATTTCGCGACGAAGACGCACTTCTCCGGACACCGGATCGTCCTGTTCGGGTTCGACGACGAAAAGGGCATCGCGCTGTTGTCCGACTCGGAACGAGAGGAGCCCCAGGACGTTCCCGTCGCTTCGCTTACGAGGGCGCGCTCTTCCGCGGTCCCGCCGTACCCGATGGGAAACCGGTGGTGCGTCGTCCGGCCGCAAGGGCCGCTGCGCCCCCTTCCGGAGGCGATCCCGCGGGCCCTCGGGAAGAACGCGCGGGAGATGCTCCAGCCGCCGGACGGCTCCACCGCCGGCGTCTCCGGGATGCGCCGGGCGGCCGGGGAGATCCCCCGCTGGCCCGGGATGACGGAAGATCTTCCGTTCGCGGCCCGCTTCGGATACCAGGTGATCGAGAAGCGCGGAACGGGCGGGGGCTTCTTCCGGCGGATGTACGCCCGGTACCTGGACGAGGCGTCCCTCCCTTACCCCCCCCTGGCCGGGGCAGGCCTTTCCGGGAAGATGGCCGCCATCGCCGACGGCTGGACGGAGATCGCCGGGAGGTTGAAAGAGATCTCGGAGTCCCAGGACGCCGGGACGCTCCTGCGGGTGTCGGACCTCCTCCTTCGGCAGGCCGACCGGGAAGAGGCGTTCTGGCGGGAAATCGCCTCCGTCGTCTGACTCCGCCGTATCCCCGGAGCGCAGTCTTTTATCGGGTGATCATCCGCAGGCGCCTGCGACGTGGACCCATGGCCGAAACGTCGCGGGCAGCGAGCGGTCGCAAGTCACGCTCCGCAGCCTCGGAGGGGGGCTCCGTTCGTGGCTCGCCGTGCGGTGAACCTGCACGGCTGCGCTCCGGTCTCCCGGGGTCCATTCCCGGAAGATCCCGGCATTCGAGGGCCGCTGCAGCAGCGAAGGCTTCGTTGCCCTCCCTCACCGTACCGCAGCGGGTACGCTTCGGTCGGGCGCCTCGCCGGAAGCGGCGCATCGACCCTCTCGGTGCACGGCCTCTTCGGCAACGGACCCCGGGAGGCCGGCCTCACTCCGCCCCCGCTCCTTCGGCTTGCTGCGCTTATTATGCACCCGTGAAACGGCGCATCACCGGGGGCACTCCTCAACGCTCGGGGGGACACTCCTCAACATACTACTCGAAATAGGAATGTCCCCGGAATGTCCCCCCATTGGAGTGTCCCCGCCCAGTCTCCGCGGAACCCCCTGCATCGCCCTGGGCCTTCCGGTCGCAGGCGCCCTTGCAATGGGCGCGCAGATGCGGCGCTCGCCGCAGGGGATCCCCCGAGCGGGAAGCCCCGGCGGAACCGGCGGAGGCCTCGCCGTTTGTAGGGTAAAAGGGATTGCACACCACATAGGAAGGTGAATGGCCGGGGAGATGACCAATGGGCACGTCCGCTGGACGCAGCCGGGGAGCCGGGAGCTGACCGCGAGCGGGGACCCCGGAGGCGAAGCCGCTGCTGGCGACCTTTCGGCCGCTAGTCCCGGTTTCTGAGGTGCCGCCGGACGTACCAGACGATGCCGGCCACAATCGCCGCCCCGATCAGCAGGTCGAACTTGTGGAAATATTCCCGCAGGACGGGCCACCGCTCCCCCATCACCCATCCGATGTAGGCAAGCCCCAGGCACCAGGGGAGGGACCCCGCGAACGTGTAGGCGATGAACCGTTTCATCTCCATCCGCGCGACCCCCGCCGGGAAGGCGATGAAGGTGCGGATGACCGGGAGGAGGCGTGCGAAGAAGACGGTCGCCTCTCCGTGCCGCTGGAACCAGCGGTCCGCCATGTCCAGGTCGTGCCGGGACATGAGGATGTACTTCCCGTACTTCTCGATGAGCGGCCGGCCCCCGTACATCCCCAGGTAGTACGCCGGGACGGAGCCGACGACGCAACCGATGGCCCCGGCCAGCCCCACGGACCAGAGGGAATACTTCCCCTGGGAAACGAGGTAGCCGGCGAATGGCATGATCACCTCGGAAGGCAGGGGGATGCACGCCGATTCGATGGCCATCAGCAAAACGATCCCCGGCAGTCCCATCATCGAGATTACGAAGATGATGAACGAGGCGAGCGCTTCGAGGGTCCGGGTTACCACCGTGCTGCCCCCTTCCTATCCCACCGTGATGTACGGCGGCCCGAATCGAAGCGTCGGCTGGGCGTCCCCCACGGGCACGCCCTGCCCCTCTTTTCCGCAGGTCCCGAGGCCGAACCCGAGGTCGGACCCGACCATGTCGATCATCGACAGCGCCTCCAGGCCGTTCCCGGTGATGGTGGCGCCGCGGACCGGCTCGCCCCGCCGGCCGTTCTCGATCCGGTACCCCTCGGCCACCTCGAACATGAAGTCTCCGGTCACGGGGTTCACCTGCCCTCCGCCCATCTTCCGCACGAAAAGCCCGCGGGGTACCGATCGCTCGATCTCTTCGGGAGGCGTCCTTCCCGGAAGGATGATCGTGTTCGTCATCCGGGGCATCGGCTTGTGCCGGTAGGACTCCCGCCTTCCGTTTCCGGTCGACCGGACCTCTTCCTTCATCGCCAGCAGGCGGTCGTAGAGGAATCCCTTCAGGATGCCTCCTTCGACGAGGACCGTCCGCTGGCCCGGCGTTCCCTCGTCGTCGATCCCGAAGGACCCCCGCCTGCCCGGCACCGTGGCGTCATCCACGATCGAGACCAGCGGACTGGCCACCGGTTTCCCCAGCGAGTCCCGGTACACCGACATGCCCCGTCGCGCGAGATCCGCCTCCAGCCCGTGTCCGAT encodes:
- a CDS encoding twin-arginine translocase subunit TatC; translated protein: MENHFLGMLTEVEKARKGLAIYAVLVIVLSAVSFAFSEPILLFLVRLLHRKLVAFDPSEGFFALLTIALYCGMVLSLPVAAWMLWQGAVAPRLPEWKRWGWAVIGMATALFFAGMALGYFVLLPAGVGFLVGFETQDVRALISARKFVSFCGTMLLVLGLSFEAPLVSYFLAKVGWLRPGFFRNKWRHAILMCTVLAAVLTPTPDVYN
- a CDS encoding BtrH N-terminal domain-containing protein, producing the protein MRYAIPGYVHRPGLHCGSSAMRNLLAFRGVVLSEPFCFGLGSGAGFLYLPGLPVPPGVAFHGRILEMERELCDALAIPFPEREEEDGDAGWERAREAVLSGHPVLISTDLAFLDYFATKTHFSGHRIVLFGFDDEKGIALLSDSEREEPQDVPVASLTRARSSAVPPYPMGNRWCVVRPQGPLRPLPEAIPRALGKNAREMLQPPDGSTAGVSGMRRAAGEIPRWPGMTEDLPFAARFGYQVIEKRGTGGGFFRRMYARYLDEASLPYPPLAGAGLSGKMAAIADGWTEIAGRLKEISESQDAGTLLRVSDLLLRQADREEAFWREIASVV
- a CDS encoding DedA family protein; translation: MVTRTLEALASFIIFVISMMGLPGIVLLMAIESACIPLPSEVIMPFAGYLVSQGKYSLWSVGLAGAIGCVVGSVPAYYLGMYGGRPLIEKYGKYILMSRHDLDMADRWFQRHGEATVFFARLLPVIRTFIAFPAGVARMEMKRFIAYTFAGSLPWCLGLAYIGWVMGERWPVLREYFHKFDLLIGAAIVAGIVWYVRRHLRNRD